The following are from one region of the Hydrogenimonas sp. SS33 genome:
- a CDS encoding molybdopterin-dependent oxidoreductase — MDHLEIESVCTYCGVGCDIVAEVDEAANAVTRIRADKDGVVSQGKLCIKGKYGFDFLNTRERLREPRIARRFLERNPHIASNIEGSLEPLDDTWYKTDLVTAVTAAAMKLQEIRKAHGDESFCAIGGARTSCESAYLFQKFCRDSMNSPHVDNCARVCHSPSLKGMRATIGEGAATNPYNDIYEAEFILVIGSNTTEAHPIVANRIIDAARLNDNVAVIDVREIKLMKYAKHRAIIPFEANLLVLNMMARVILEEELYDEKFVKARTTGFESYREAILNDPYTDPLFFRSVPGYEHLAVKIPVIAREYALKKSMIFWGLGITEHVDGSYAVMAITHLALLTGNIGKTGAGLMPLRGQNNVQGACDMGCLPYYAPDYQKPEKIGLMTPQLIDAMLEGKIKAMLNMGEDIAHIHPNQNKIDRALKKLDFIMVQELFMTEIAKRADIVVGVRSAYEKEGVYVNAMRRLHLSQPLVKSDLPDDWEVLKMLDNAMGGSYDYRSSEEVWNEVREVAHRRFSGASYMRLKRHRKRGLQWPVYIEDTPVLHLLDFRTEDGLGRYIYHPYEPRGQVAELLEKGRVDEGFYLTTGRTLAQYNNAAQTKRSEKLNHRYDEDILLASEADRERFPGTDYVILQSEWGESAPLRVKFTEKVVPDTLFTTFHHAASNINRLFGDAADELILTAAFKSVKVRVLPA, encoded by the coding sequence TTGGACCATTTGGAAATCGAAAGCGTCTGTACCTATTGCGGTGTGGGGTGCGACATTGTCGCCGAAGTGGACGAAGCGGCCAATGCCGTCACCAGAATCCGGGCCGACAAAGACGGCGTGGTCAGCCAGGGCAAGCTCTGTATCAAGGGCAAATACGGGTTCGATTTCCTGAATACCCGGGAGCGGTTGCGAGAACCCCGCATCGCCCGCCGTTTTCTGGAGCGAAACCCCCATATCGCCTCCAACATCGAAGGGAGCCTGGAGCCGCTCGACGACACCTGGTACAAAACCGACCTTGTCACCGCCGTCACCGCGGCGGCAATGAAACTGCAGGAGATCCGCAAGGCCCATGGGGATGAAAGCTTTTGCGCCATCGGAGGTGCGCGCACCAGCTGCGAGAGCGCCTACCTCTTCCAGAAATTCTGCCGCGACTCCATGAACTCGCCCCATGTGGACAACTGCGCCAGGGTCTGCCACTCCCCCAGCCTCAAGGGGATGCGCGCCACCATCGGCGAAGGGGCGGCCACGAACCCCTACAACGACATCTACGAAGCGGAGTTTATCCTCGTTATCGGCTCCAACACCACCGAAGCCCACCCCATCGTCGCCAACCGCATCATCGACGCGGCGCGGCTGAACGACAATGTGGCAGTGATCGACGTGCGGGAGATCAAACTGATGAAATACGCCAAACACCGGGCGATCATCCCCTTCGAGGCGAACCTGCTGGTGCTCAACATGATGGCGCGGGTGATTCTGGAGGAGGAGCTCTACGACGAAAAGTTCGTCAAGGCCCGCACCACCGGCTTCGAGTCCTACCGGGAGGCGATCCTGAATGACCCCTATACCGACCCGCTCTTTTTCCGCTCCGTTCCCGGCTACGAGCACCTGGCCGTCAAGATCCCCGTCATCGCCCGGGAGTACGCCCTGAAAAAGTCGATGATCTTCTGGGGGCTGGGCATCACGGAACACGTGGATGGCAGCTACGCCGTCATGGCCATCACCCACCTGGCGCTGCTGACGGGCAACATCGGCAAAACCGGCGCCGGCCTCATGCCCCTTCGGGGCCAGAACAATGTCCAGGGTGCCTGCGACATGGGGTGCCTTCCCTACTATGCCCCCGACTACCAGAAACCCGAAAAGATCGGCCTCATGACGCCCCAGCTCATTGACGCGATGCTGGAGGGAAAGATCAAGGCGATGCTCAACATGGGCGAGGATATCGCCCATATCCACCCCAACCAGAACAAGATCGACAGGGCGCTGAAAAAGCTCGACTTCATCATGGTCCAGGAGCTCTTCATGACCGAGATCGCGAAACGGGCCGACATCGTCGTCGGGGTCAGGTCGGCCTACGAGAAGGAGGGGGTTTACGTCAACGCCATGCGGCGGCTGCACCTCTCCCAGCCGCTGGTCAAAAGCGACCTTCCCGACGACTGGGAGGTACTCAAAATGCTCGACAACGCCATGGGGGGCAGCTACGACTACCGAAGCAGCGAAGAGGTGTGGAACGAAGTGCGGGAAGTGGCCCACCGCCGTTTCAGCGGCGCCAGCTACATGCGCCTCAAGCGCCACCGCAAACGGGGCCTCCAGTGGCCCGTCTACATCGAAGACACGCCGGTGCTGCACCTGCTCGACTTCCGTACCGAAGACGGCCTGGGCAGGTATATCTACCACCCCTACGAACCCCGGGGGCAGGTGGCGGAGCTGCTGGAGAAGGGACGTGTCGACGAGGGGTTCTACCTGACCACGGGCCGCACCCTCGCCCAGTACAACAACGCCGCCCAGACCAAACGGAGCGAAAAACTCAACCACCGGTACGATGAAGATATCCTGCTGGCCAGCGAAGCGGACAGGGAGCGCTTCCCGGGCACCGACTATGTCATCCTTCAAAGCGAGTGGGGCGAAAGTGCCCCGCTGCGGGTGAAGTTTACGGAGAAGGTGGTGCCGGACACCCTCTTTACCACCTTCCACCATGCGGCGTCGAACATCAACCGCCTCTTCGGCGACGCCGCCGACGAACTGATCCTCACCGCCGCCTTCAAGTCGGTCAAAGTCCGGGTCCTGCCCGCATGA
- a CDS encoding YraN family protein codes for MSRAKGDAAEAQAVRFLMERGCRILERNAYSRFGEIDIIAEKGGALRFVEVKSGTGFDPIYNITPTKLGRIVKTAHAWLKKSGSDLPWQIDAVIVRDDGIEWLENITF; via the coding sequence ATGAGCCGTGCCAAAGGGGACGCCGCCGAAGCGCAGGCCGTCCGTTTCCTGATGGAGCGGGGGTGCCGCATCCTGGAGCGCAACGCCTACAGCCGCTTCGGCGAGATCGACATCATCGCCGAAAAAGGAGGCGCGCTCCGCTTCGTCGAAGTCAAAAGCGGCACCGGCTTCGACCCGATCTACAACATCACGCCGACCAAGCTTGGGCGCATCGTCAAAACCGCCCACGCCTGGCTGAAAAAGAGCGGTTCGGACCTTCCCTGGCAGATCGACGCCGTCATCGTACGGGACGACGGCATCGAATGGCTGGAAAACATCACATTCTGA
- a CDS encoding YidB family protein, with translation MDFNELLRLGASMIQNNSDEATTGLDTEALSGALGKIFGSSGGDFDLAGLVKQFAGGGLGDVVQSWLGEGANAAVDPQSVERVLGSDKIEAFARELGIGTDSARRALADALPEIVDKATPAGSDTLSAVLEQVGGFEGAMKMFGGLFGR, from the coding sequence ATGGATTTTAACGAACTGCTGCGTCTGGGGGCTTCCATGATACAGAACAATTCCGACGAAGCGACAACCGGTCTGGATACGGAAGCTCTGAGCGGGGCACTTGGAAAAATTTTCGGAAGCTCAGGCGGGGATTTCGATCTGGCCGGATTGGTAAAACAGTTCGCGGGCGGCGGACTCGGGGATGTGGTCCAAAGCTGGCTGGGAGAAGGGGCGAATGCCGCAGTGGATCCCCAGAGTGTGGAACGTGTTCTCGGAAGCGATAAAATCGAAGCGTTTGCCAGGGAACTGGGGATCGGTACCGACAGTGCCCGCCGGGCCCTGGCAGATGCACTGCCTGAAATCGTCGACAAGGCAACCCCGGCAGGGAGTGATACCCTTTCTGCCGTTTTGGAGCAGGTAGGGGGTTTTGAGGGGGCCATGAAGATGTTCGGAGGGTTGTTCGGACGTTGA
- the trxA gene encoding thioredoxin — protein MGKYIELNSGNFDETIKEGVTMVDFWAPWCGPCRMIAPVIEELAEEYEGKAKIAKVNTDEEQDLAIKYGIRSIPSILFFKDGQLVDQMVGAASKQAFAEKLDALLG, from the coding sequence ATGGGCAAATATATCGAACTCAACAGCGGCAACTTCGACGAAACGATCAAAGAGGGTGTCACGATGGTGGACTTCTGGGCTCCCTGGTGCGGGCCCTGCCGCATGATCGCTCCCGTCATCGAAGAGCTGGCGGAAGAGTATGAAGGCAAGGCGAAAATCGCCAAAGTCAACACCGATGAAGAGCAGGATCTGGCGATCAAGTACGGCATCCGCTCCATTCCGAGCATCCTCTTCTTCAAAGACGGCCAACTGGTCGACCAGATGGTCGGCGCCGCTTCGAAGCAGGCATTCGCCGAAAAACTCGACGCACTGCTCGGTTAA
- the trxB gene encoding thioredoxin-disulfide reductase: MLDLAIIGGGPAGLTAGLYATRGGLENVVMYERGMPGGAITQSSEVENYPGVTEVVTGMELMQDWPKQCMRFGLKHEMAEVKRVSRPEGLCFNIELSDGSVVKAKSVIVATGGTPRKAGFKGEEEFFGRGVSTCATCDGFFYKDKEVAVVGGGDTALEEALYLANICSKVYVIHRREQFRAAPATVRRAKENGKIEFILNAVVDEVYGDAMGVQGLKIEKRDTGETIDLKVPGVFVFVGYDVNNAVLKQEDGSFLCNMTEWGEVVVDLAMRSSEEGLFAAGDVRMMAPKQVVCAAGDGANAALGAIAYVEKLHREKLC, translated from the coding sequence ATGCTTGATCTGGCGATTATCGGAGGGGGGCCCGCGGGATTGACCGCGGGGCTCTACGCCACCCGGGGCGGCCTGGAAAATGTGGTGATGTACGAACGGGGAATGCCCGGCGGCGCCATCACCCAAAGCAGCGAAGTGGAGAACTACCCGGGCGTCACGGAGGTGGTAACGGGGATGGAGCTGATGCAGGATTGGCCCAAGCAGTGCATGCGCTTCGGCCTCAAACACGAGATGGCGGAAGTCAAACGCGTCAGCCGTCCCGAGGGGCTCTGTTTCAACATCGAACTGAGCGACGGCAGCGTCGTGAAGGCAAAGAGCGTCATCGTCGCCACCGGCGGCACGCCTAGAAAGGCCGGCTTCAAAGGGGAAGAGGAGTTCTTCGGCCGGGGGGTGAGCACCTGCGCCACCTGCGACGGCTTTTTCTACAAGGACAAGGAGGTGGCCGTCGTCGGCGGCGGCGACACGGCCCTGGAGGAGGCGCTCTATCTGGCCAATATCTGCTCCAAAGTCTACGTGATTCACCGCAGGGAGCAGTTCCGCGCCGCGCCCGCCACGGTCAGGCGTGCCAAAGAGAACGGAAAGATCGAATTTATCCTCAATGCCGTCGTCGACGAAGTTTACGGCGATGCCATGGGGGTGCAGGGGCTCAAGATAGAGAAACGGGATACGGGGGAGACGATCGATCTGAAGGTGCCCGGAGTCTTCGTCTTCGTCGGCTACGACGTCAACAATGCCGTCCTGAAGCAGGAGGACGGCAGCTTTCTCTGCAACATGACGGAGTGGGGTGAAGTGGTGGTCGACCTGGCCATGCGAAGCAGCGAAGAGGGGCTCTTCGCCGCCGGAGACGTGCGGATGATGGCCCCCAAACAGGTGGTCTGTGCCGCCGGTGACGGGGCGAATGCCGCCCTGGGGGCCATCGCCTACGTCGAAAAACTACATCGGGAGAAATTATGCTGA
- the dapB gene encoding 4-hydroxy-tetrahydrodipicolinate reductase, which produces MLKVGVYGANGRVGKLLVKNLTEDPETEVAALCERDRIDYHAPEGSMVTNDPKIFLDACDAAIDFTVPEATEALLRAAMERPRPLVIGTTGLSEDQRALLEEASRVMPILYATNMSAGIALLKKLVQMTAEKLGDFDIEIVEQHHRYKKDAPSGTALTLAEFAAKGRGLDLEKVRVSCRDGMTGERKKDEIGVMAVRGGDVVGRHTVGFYNDGEFLELNHTATSRETFSKGAVRACKWLVNQPAGLYDISDCLGL; this is translated from the coding sequence ATGCTGAAAGTTGGAGTCTACGGCGCCAACGGGCGCGTGGGAAAATTGCTGGTCAAAAACCTGACGGAAGATCCGGAAACGGAAGTGGCGGCCCTGTGCGAACGGGACCGCATCGACTACCATGCGCCGGAGGGATCGATGGTCACCAACGACCCCAAAATCTTTCTGGACGCCTGTGACGCCGCCATCGATTTCACGGTGCCCGAAGCGACCGAAGCGCTCCTGAGGGCGGCGATGGAGCGCCCCCGCCCGCTGGTCATCGGCACCACGGGGCTCAGCGAGGACCAGCGGGCCCTGCTGGAGGAGGCGAGCCGGGTGATGCCCATCCTCTACGCCACCAACATGTCGGCGGGCATCGCTCTGCTGAAGAAGCTGGTGCAGATGACAGCCGAAAAACTGGGCGATTTCGACATCGAGATCGTCGAACAGCACCACCGCTACAAGAAAGACGCGCCCAGCGGGACGGCGCTGACGCTGGCGGAATTCGCTGCCAAAGGGCGGGGGCTCGACCTGGAGAAGGTGCGGGTCAGCTGCCGCGACGGCATGACCGGCGAGCGGAAAAAGGATGAGATCGGCGTCATGGCGGTCCGCGGCGGCGACGTGGTGGGGCGCCATACGGTCGGCTTCTACAACGACGGCGAGTTTCTGGAACTCAACCATACCGCCACGAGTCGGGAGACCTTCTCGAAAGGGGCGGTGCGTGCCTGCAAATGGCTGGTGAACCAGCCGGCGGGCCTCTACGATATCAGCGACTGTCTGGGACTGTAA
- the purF gene encoding amidophosphoribosyltransferase translates to MERNLNEKCAVVGVFDVKGAAQIAYFGLFALQHRGQEAAGICSNKEGKFHLIKDRGLVTRVFSEKKIKKLKGDMAIGHTRYSTAGDDSILDAQPVYARYDLGELAIVHNGNLTNAQEVREQLIKRGAIFQTFMDTENMIHLVAKSEKERLIDRIIDALHKVEGAYSFVIQSRSKMYAVRDRFGFRPLSLARLGDGYMVASETCAFDLVGAEFIRDIEPGEMVVFEKGKAPRSVRVFEPNPHKCIFEYIYFARPDSVVFGKNVYNLRKKMGVELAKELPVEADMVVPVPDSGVAAALGYAQQSGIPFELGIMRNHYVGRTFIEPTQELRNLKVKMKLSPIKEVIEGKRLIVIDDSIVRGTTSKQIVSMLKDAGAKEVHMRISSPPTTDPCYYGVDTPEKDKLISARMNTEEVCEYIGADSLAFISIDGLMRAVGDDQNYCKACFDGNYIV, encoded by the coding sequence ATGGAAAGAAATCTGAACGAAAAGTGTGCGGTCGTCGGGGTTTTCGACGTCAAGGGTGCGGCGCAGATCGCCTATTTCGGGCTTTTTGCCCTGCAACACCGGGGGCAGGAAGCCGCCGGTATCTGCTCCAACAAAGAGGGCAAGTTCCATCTCATCAAGGACCGGGGGCTGGTGACCCGGGTTTTCAGCGAAAAGAAGATCAAAAAACTCAAAGGGGACATGGCGATCGGCCACACGCGCTACTCCACCGCCGGTGACGACTCCATTCTCGACGCCCAGCCGGTCTACGCCCGCTACGATCTGGGGGAGCTGGCGATCGTTCACAACGGCAACCTGACCAATGCCCAGGAGGTGCGGGAGCAGCTCATCAAGCGGGGTGCCATCTTCCAGACCTTCATGGATACGGAAAACATGATCCACCTGGTCGCCAAGAGCGAGAAGGAGCGGCTCATCGACCGGATCATCGACGCCCTGCACAAGGTGGAGGGGGCCTACTCCTTCGTCATCCAGAGCCGCAGCAAGATGTATGCGGTCAGGGACCGTTTCGGCTTCCGCCCCCTCTCCCTGGCACGGCTGGGAGACGGCTACATGGTGGCCAGCGAAACCTGCGCCTTCGACCTGGTGGGGGCCGAATTCATCCGCGACATCGAGCCGGGCGAGATGGTGGTCTTCGAAAAAGGCAAAGCCCCCCGCTCCGTCCGCGTTTTCGAACCCAACCCCCACAAATGTATCTTCGAATACATCTACTTCGCGCGTCCCGACAGTGTGGTCTTCGGCAAGAATGTCTACAACCTCAGAAAGAAGATGGGGGTGGAACTGGCCAAAGAGCTCCCGGTGGAGGCGGATATGGTGGTGCCCGTGCCCGACAGCGGCGTGGCGGCGGCACTGGGGTACGCCCAGCAGAGCGGCATTCCCTTTGAGCTTGGCATCATGCGCAACCACTATGTGGGACGCACCTTCATCGAACCGACCCAGGAGCTCAGAAACCTGAAGGTGAAGATGAAGCTGAGCCCCATCAAAGAGGTCATCGAAGGCAAACGCCTCATCGTCATCGACGACTCCATCGTCAGGGGAACCACCAGCAAGCAGATCGTCTCCATGCTCAAGGACGCCGGGGCGAAAGAGGTGCATATGCGCATCTCCTCCCCTCCGACGACGGACCCCTGCTACTACGGAGTGGACACGCCGGAGAAGGACAAACTCATCAGCGCCCGCATGAACACCGAAGAGGTGTGCGAATATATCGGCGCCGACTCCCTCGCCTTCATCTCCATCGACGGGTTGATGCGTGCCGTGGGTGACGACCAGAACTACTGCAAAGCCTGCTTTGACGGAAATTACATCGTCTAA
- a CDS encoding TIGR01212 family radical SAM protein (This family includes YhcC from E. coli K-12, an uncharacterized radical SAM protein.) codes for MKKVYTIGRYFRKKFGFDVYKVPLSIAGFTCPNIDGTVAKGGCTFCLNESFSPNLAEKTARKFYLHPDNPENPLLQKQLEQVRWQYEATRARLHGKYGVEHFLAYFQSFTNTYAPLETLKALYEEALRRPGCIGLSIGTRSDSVSDEILDYLADLSKSHEIWVEYGIQSVYDETLEKINRGHDSANVETWIRKTREKGLKVCGHVIFGLPGETEEMMLETVRSSIEWGIDAIKIHPLYVVKNTALAADYLKGRFTPIDEATYIRLLVESVKMLPRNIAIQRVTAGINDDTLLAPEWCRCKHTQMKHIRQALKEAGYLY; via the coding sequence GTGAAAAAAGTCTATACGATCGGGCGCTATTTCAGAAAGAAGTTCGGTTTCGACGTCTACAAAGTGCCGCTCAGCATCGCCGGATTCACCTGCCCCAATATCGACGGAACCGTCGCCAAGGGGGGCTGCACCTTCTGCCTCAACGAATCCTTCAGCCCCAACCTGGCAGAAAAGACGGCCAGGAAATTCTACCTGCACCCCGACAATCCCGAAAACCCCCTGCTGCAAAAGCAGCTGGAGCAGGTGCGGTGGCAGTACGAAGCGACCCGGGCGCGGCTGCACGGCAAGTACGGGGTCGAACACTTTCTCGCCTACTTCCAGTCCTTCACCAACACCTACGCCCCCCTGGAGACCCTCAAAGCCCTCTACGAAGAGGCACTTCGCCGGCCCGGATGTATCGGCCTCTCCATCGGCACCCGCAGCGACAGCGTAAGTGACGAGATTCTGGACTATCTGGCAGATTTGTCCAAAAGCCATGAAATCTGGGTGGAGTACGGCATCCAGTCGGTCTACGATGAGACGCTGGAGAAGATCAACCGGGGCCACGACAGCGCCAATGTCGAAACCTGGATCAGAAAAACCAGGGAGAAGGGGCTCAAAGTCTGCGGCCATGTCATCTTCGGCCTCCCGGGGGAAACGGAGGAGATGATGCTTGAGACGGTACGCTCCTCCATTGAATGGGGCATCGACGCCATCAAGATCCACCCCCTCTATGTCGTCAAAAACACGGCCCTGGCCGCCGATTACCTCAAGGGGCGCTTCACTCCCATCGACGAAGCGACCTATATCCGGCTGCTCGTCGAGTCGGTGAAAATGCTGCCGCGAAACATCGCCATCCAGCGCGTCACCGCCGGTATCAACGACGACACTCTCCTGGCGCCCGAATGGTGCCGCTGCAAACACACCCAGATGAAACATATCCGCCAAGCCCTCAAAGAGGCCGGCTACCTCTACTGA
- a CDS encoding DUF2393 family protein has protein sequence MTYFTVLHWLALLFFLALFILLVILSRKETRPNVFWSMVFASFLVTSTAAVFSMFVLDKYTKKARIVSIENHRILRTEEIVFKGRIENIGRFTIGKCKLTVKMINNPIESGKLSGKALYNPSGMEFFKTKEKKKERPNTITREFVVAKKLKPGEIRPFTIRMHYPPYFSKTRLIYHLYCH, from the coding sequence ATGACCTACTTTACCGTTCTCCACTGGCTCGCCCTCCTCTTTTTCCTCGCCCTTTTCATCCTTCTGGTGATTCTTTCCAGGAAAGAGACACGCCCCAACGTCTTCTGGTCCATGGTCTTCGCCTCTTTTCTCGTCACCTCCACCGCGGCGGTCTTCAGCATGTTCGTTCTGGACAAATATACGAAAAAGGCGCGCATCGTCTCCATCGAAAACCACCGGATTCTCCGCACCGAGGAGATCGTCTTCAAAGGGCGTATCGAAAATATCGGCCGCTTCACGATCGGAAAATGCAAACTGACTGTCAAAATGATCAACAACCCCATCGAATCGGGAAAACTGAGCGGCAAAGCACTCTACAACCCATCGGGAATGGAGTTTTTCAAAACGAAAGAGAAAAAGAAAGAGCGGCCAAATACCATCACGAGGGAGTTTGTCGTCGCCAAAAAGCTCAAACCAGGTGAGATCCGCCCTTTCACGATTCGGATGCACTATCCGCCCTACTTCAGCAAAACACGCCTGATCTACCACCTTTACTGCCACTAA
- a CDS encoding DUF2393 family protein, with translation MAELLRYYLTYTFHSMTKYDYMAIGWILFLALLVMFLGAFVKRRGLSYFLLFLGLVLLFAGPPLIKVTMDAYIRAAAVHVTKVKSLRFSDTLIVEGDVTNRGRIDYSSCDLLLLVYRPDTPLKSWAAWLKPKMVRVTPLDTPLPIATTKPFQLIVDHFNTEKDFNVSVIARCYP, from the coding sequence ATGGCTGAACTTCTGAGGTACTACCTCACCTACACCTTCCACTCCATGACCAAATACGACTATATGGCCATCGGGTGGATCCTCTTTCTCGCCCTTCTGGTAATGTTTCTGGGAGCTTTCGTCAAACGCCGGGGACTCTCCTATTTCCTCCTCTTTCTGGGCCTGGTCCTGCTCTTTGCAGGGCCTCCCCTGATCAAGGTGACGATGGATGCCTACATCCGTGCCGCGGCGGTCCACGTGACGAAAGTCAAATCCCTGCGATTCAGCGACACGCTCATCGTCGAAGGCGATGTCACCAACCGGGGCCGGATCGACTACTCCTCCTGCGACCTCCTCCTTCTGGTCTACCGCCCCGACACCCCGCTGAAATCGTGGGCCGCATGGCTGAAACCCAAAATGGTCCGCGTCACACCTCTCGATACGCCCCTGCCCATCGCAACGACTAAACCCTTTCAATTAATTGTCGATCATTTCAATACCGAAAAAGATTTTAACGTCTCCGTCATCGCGAGGTGCTACCCATGA